In Streptomyces durocortorensis, a genomic segment contains:
- a CDS encoding alpha/beta hydrolase, translating to MPFDPQFQELYDRLAAEDVRPLYTMTLDEARAADLAAIQAGAGTPEPVHQVTDETFAGPGGPLPVRIYRPSGEGPLPVLVYFFGGGWTLGSIETGDAICRSLANAVGCLTVAVGYRLAPENKFPAAPDDCFAGVRWAVEHAERFGGDSTRVAVGGDSAGGNLAAAVTLMAREAGGPELLAQLLVYPNTDQFADTPSLRENSDRLLFNRKSVQWYWENYLASPEDGGHPLASPLRAPDHSGLPPALVITAEYDPLRDEGELYADRLRESGVPVESTRYPGVAHGFFAMAGTLDAGRSAVGQAAEYLRKTFALAATGG from the coding sequence ATGCCCTTTGATCCGCAATTCCAGGAGCTGTACGACCGGCTCGCAGCCGAGGACGTCCGGCCGCTCTACACGATGACGCTCGACGAGGCCCGGGCCGCCGACCTCGCCGCCATCCAGGCCGGCGCGGGGACCCCCGAGCCGGTGCACCAGGTGACCGACGAAACGTTCGCCGGCCCCGGCGGGCCGCTCCCCGTCCGGATCTACCGGCCGTCCGGCGAGGGCCCCTTGCCGGTCCTCGTCTACTTCTTCGGCGGCGGCTGGACACTGGGTTCCATCGAGACCGGCGACGCGATCTGCCGGAGTCTGGCCAATGCCGTCGGCTGCCTCACCGTCGCGGTGGGCTACCGGCTCGCGCCGGAGAACAAGTTCCCGGCGGCCCCCGATGACTGCTTCGCGGGCGTGCGGTGGGCCGTCGAGCACGCCGAGCGGTTCGGCGGCGACAGCACCCGGGTGGCCGTCGGCGGCGACAGCGCCGGGGGCAATCTCGCCGCCGCCGTCACCCTCATGGCCAGGGAGGCGGGCGGCCCGGAGCTGCTGGCCCAGCTGCTGGTCTATCCGAACACGGACCAGTTCGCGGACACGCCCTCCCTCCGCGAGAACAGCGATCGTCTGCTCTTCAACCGCAAGTCCGTGCAGTGGTACTGGGAGAACTACCTGGCATCGCCCGAGGACGGCGGCCACCCCCTGGCATCGCCCCTGCGGGCGCCTGATCACTCCGGGCTGCCGCCCGCGCTGGTGATCACCGCCGAGTACGACCCGCTGCGCGACGAGGGGGAGTTGTACGCCGACCGGCTGCGCGAGAGCGGCGTACCGGTCGAGTCGACCCGCTACCCGGGCGTGGCCCACGGCTTCTTCGCCATGGCGGGCACCCTGGACGCGGGCCGCAGCGCCGTCGGACAGGCCGCGGAGTATCTGCGGAAGACCTTCGCCCTCGCCGCGACGGGAGGCTGA
- a CDS encoding aminotransferase-like domain-containing protein codes for MSETTPAAGRPRALDLTGLHPSLADPVLDAMNFLNEVVARFPDALSFAPGRPSEGSFATEDLARYLRIYTEHLERELGWSADRVRTQLFQYGRTNGIIHDLIARTLANDEGIHVAPESVVVTTGCQEAMLLVLRALFARPEDTLLVSSPCYIGATGAARLLDIAMRPVPEGPDGPDPEAVLEGVRRTRAAGGRPRALYIVPDFANPSGASMTLAARERLLEIAAQEDLLILEDNPYGFFVRVGTPRPTLKALDRERRVLHLGSFAKTALPGARVGYVVADQEVIGPAGERSLLADQLSKIKSMTTVNTSAVSQAVVGGLLIDSGCRLREANAAAIAFYRANLNTLLAELDRHFPAERRDALGVDWNRPDGGFFLVVDVPFLADAKALEHSARNFGVLWTPMSDFYLGGGGESRLRLSCSSLTPDQITEGVSRLAAFITAQAAEAGR; via the coding sequence ATGAGCGAGACCACCCCTGCGGCGGGGCGGCCCCGGGCGCTCGACCTGACCGGTCTGCACCCGTCCCTCGCCGATCCGGTGCTCGACGCGATGAACTTCCTCAACGAGGTCGTCGCGCGCTTCCCCGACGCGCTCTCCTTCGCTCCGGGCAGGCCGTCCGAGGGCTCCTTCGCCACGGAGGACCTGGCGCGCTATCTGCGGATCTACACCGAACACCTGGAGCGGGAACTCGGCTGGTCCGCGGACCGGGTGCGCACCCAGCTCTTCCAGTACGGGCGCACGAACGGCATCATCCACGACCTCATCGCCCGGACCCTCGCCAACGACGAGGGCATCCACGTCGCCCCGGAGTCGGTCGTGGTGACGACCGGCTGCCAGGAGGCGATGCTGCTGGTGCTGCGGGCGCTCTTCGCGCGGCCCGAGGACACGCTGCTCGTCAGCTCGCCCTGCTACATCGGGGCCACAGGCGCGGCCCGGTTGCTCGACATCGCGATGCGCCCGGTCCCGGAGGGCCCCGACGGACCGGACCCGGAGGCGGTTCTGGAGGGTGTCCGGCGGACCCGCGCGGCCGGGGGAAGGCCTCGTGCGCTGTACATCGTGCCGGACTTCGCCAATCCCTCGGGCGCGAGCATGACCCTCGCCGCCCGTGAACGGCTCCTGGAGATCGCAGCCCAGGAGGACCTGCTGATCCTGGAGGACAACCCGTACGGCTTCTTCGTGCGGGTGGGAACTCCCCGGCCCACGCTCAAGGCCCTGGACCGGGAACGGCGGGTGCTGCACCTCGGATCGTTCGCGAAGACCGCGCTGCCGGGGGCCCGCGTCGGCTATGTGGTGGCCGATCAGGAAGTCATCGGACCGGCGGGCGAGCGGTCCCTGCTGGCCGACCAGCTCTCCAAGATCAAGAGCATGACCACGGTCAACACCTCGGCCGTCAGCCAGGCCGTCGTCGGCGGGCTGCTCATCGATTCCGGCTGCCGGCTTCGCGAGGCGAACGCCGCGGCCATCGCCTTCTACCGCGCCAATCTCAACACCCTCCTGGCCGAGCTGGACCGGCACTTTCCCGCCGAGCGGCGGGACGCGCTCGGTGTCGACTGGAACCGGCCGGACGGCGGCTTCTTCCTCGTGGTGGATGTCCCCTTCCTCGCCGACGCCAAGGCCCTGGAACATTCCGCACGGAACTTCGGCGTGCTCTGGACGCCGATGAGCGACTTCTACCTGGGGGGCGGCGGGGAGAGCCGACTCCGCCTCTCCTGCAGCTCATTGACTCCCGACCAGATCACCGAAGGCGTGAGCAGACTCGCCGCCTTCATCACCGCACAGGCCGCGGAGGCGGGCCGGTAG
- a CDS encoding TIGR03086 family metal-binding protein, with protein sequence MDIRKLDRAAVLETVRILEQADPQDWDLPTPCADWTLRQLVAHMAGQHHGFAAAAAGNGADLSVWRPAALGDDPLTAYRTAADTVLDAFAPPGVLTREFVLPEISDTLGFPASVAIGFHFLDYVVHGWDLARALGVSLDLDDATAEAALVFALRVPDDERRVGPAALFRPALRATPGADVLDLVLTALGRPPDWTADAARRPFTAPRG encoded by the coding sequence ATGGACATCCGGAAGCTGGACCGAGCCGCCGTGCTGGAGACCGTACGCATCCTGGAGCAGGCGGATCCTCAGGACTGGGACCTGCCCACCCCGTGCGCCGACTGGACGCTGCGTCAGCTGGTGGCCCATATGGCGGGCCAGCACCACGGCTTCGCGGCAGCCGCCGCGGGAAACGGGGCCGACCTCTCCGTATGGCGGCCCGCCGCACTCGGTGACGATCCGCTGACGGCCTATCGCACGGCGGCCGACACGGTCCTCGACGCCTTCGCCCCGCCCGGCGTACTCACCCGGGAGTTCGTCCTCCCGGAGATCAGCGACACCCTCGGCTTCCCCGCCTCGGTCGCGATCGGGTTCCACTTCCTGGACTACGTGGTCCACGGCTGGGACCTGGCCCGCGCCCTCGGGGTGAGCCTCGACCTGGACGACGCGACCGCGGAGGCCGCCCTGGTGTTCGCCCTGCGCGTCCCGGACGACGAACGCAGGGTCGGCCCGGCGGCGCTGTTCCGCCCGGCCCTGCGCGCGACGCCCGGCGCGGATGTGCTCGACCTGGTACTGACCGCCCTCGGCAGGCCCCCCGACTGGACCGCCGACGCGGCCCGCCGACCCTTCACCGCTCCGCGGGGCTGA
- a CDS encoding ferritin family protein, producing the protein MTDIVKELRTGATVTDVLRVQQSYHEQRRWGTDSLFEGRRLERPKDGDRAALWHASRAELTTQPAGIRLAVDGVKLANEIRESNPLGSDILHIAAAWSARYWLEEEAHHEIAFGRLMEMAGIDPIDEEEVIECRGPLPMDNYARVCMLQACVEIEACVSYGWQSRTTEDPLVRDVFHTVMKDEVQHRQYFASFAKALVDSGVYPLKDVLSMAYTWVRPDGGETFGAAREAQTERDGHVNWWERTRSGDEEFALADDALHEGSVHAKKLTSVFALVREVTGIQITSYEDLKRAYFASLRTNDVDRIRSAVRGGASREAALAR; encoded by the coding sequence ATGACCGACATCGTCAAGGAGCTCCGCACCGGAGCCACCGTCACCGACGTCCTGCGCGTCCAGCAGAGCTATCACGAGCAGCGGCGCTGGGGGACGGACAGCCTCTTCGAGGGCCGCCGTCTGGAGCGCCCCAAGGACGGTGACCGGGCCGCCCTGTGGCACGCCTCCCGTGCCGAACTGACCACCCAGCCGGCCGGTATCCGGCTGGCCGTCGACGGCGTCAAGCTCGCCAACGAGATCCGCGAGTCGAACCCGCTGGGCTCCGACATCCTGCACATCGCCGCCGCCTGGTCGGCCCGCTACTGGCTGGAGGAGGAGGCGCACCACGAGATCGCCTTCGGCCGGCTCATGGAGATGGCGGGCATCGATCCGATCGACGAGGAGGAGGTCATCGAGTGCCGGGGCCCGCTCCCGATGGACAACTACGCGCGGGTCTGCATGCTCCAGGCGTGCGTGGAGATCGAGGCGTGCGTCTCCTACGGCTGGCAGTCGCGGACCACCGAGGACCCTCTGGTGCGGGACGTCTTCCACACCGTCATGAAGGACGAGGTGCAGCACCGCCAGTACTTCGCCTCGTTCGCCAAGGCCCTGGTGGACTCCGGCGTCTATCCCCTCAAGGACGTCCTGTCGATGGCGTACACCTGGGTCCGGCCCGACGGCGGCGAGACCTTCGGCGCCGCCCGGGAGGCCCAGACCGAGCGCGATGGCCACGTCAACTGGTGGGAGCGGACCCGTAGCGGCGACGAGGAGTTCGCTCTCGCCGACGACGCCCTCCACGAGGGGTCGGTCCACGCGAAGAAGCTGACCAGCGTGTTCGCCCTGGTCCGCGAGGTGACCGGCATCCAGATCACATCGTATGAGGACCTCAAGCGTGCCTACTTCGCCAGCCTCCGTACGAACGATGTCGACCGGATTCGATCTGCAGTCCGTGGCGGAGCTTCGCGCGAAGCCGCACTTGCTCGATAG
- a CDS encoding holo-ACP synthase, with protein MLDSGALFTAGERAHCRSRPDPWASLAGLFSAKEAFVKALSSLGGAPDHTFPEVEVVHGPAGQPRIRLHGAIARWQRQQCLAMEVSISHTGDMAGAVVVLLAEPTRRGGQAP; from the coding sequence TTGCTCGATAGCGGCGCCCTGTTCACCGCCGGGGAGCGGGCACACTGCCGCTCCCGGCCCGACCCCTGGGCGTCGCTGGCCGGGCTGTTCTCGGCCAAGGAGGCCTTCGTCAAGGCGCTCAGCTCCCTGGGCGGTGCACCGGACCACACCTTTCCCGAGGTCGAGGTGGTGCACGGCCCCGCCGGGCAGCCACGGATACGGCTGCACGGGGCCATCGCCCGGTGGCAGCGGCAGCAGTGCCTCGCGATGGAGGTGTCGATCAGCCACACCGGTGACATGGCCGGTGCGGTGGTCGTCCTCCTGGCCGAGCCGACGAGGAGAGGAGGGCAGGCGCCATGA
- a CDS encoding acyl-CoA thioesterase — MSVRTPLDFAHACEVALRPNDFDWAGHLNNSVHVQILEAGRWQWGLALGVDLRDSTLVAVVLQLQLDYLKAVDWDPVGRVVVRTAFAEQSTYSFTLTQDIEQPDGTVVARGRVRLGLVDRDTKRIHRADLQALLDVPGRAA; from the coding sequence ATGAGCGTCCGCACACCGCTGGACTTCGCGCACGCCTGCGAAGTCGCCCTGCGGCCCAACGACTTCGACTGGGCCGGGCATCTGAACAACAGTGTCCACGTCCAGATCCTTGAGGCGGGCCGCTGGCAGTGGGGGCTCGCCCTGGGGGTCGACCTGCGGGACAGCACCCTGGTCGCGGTGGTCCTCCAGCTCCAGCTGGACTACCTCAAGGCCGTCGACTGGGACCCGGTGGGGCGTGTCGTCGTCCGTACGGCGTTCGCGGAGCAGTCCACGTACAGCTTCACGCTCACCCAGGACATCGAGCAGCCGGACGGCACCGTGGTCGCCCGGGGCCGGGTCCGGCTGGGGCTCGTCGACCGTGACACCAAACGGATCCACCGGGCCGATCTCCAGGCGCTGCTGGACGTCCCGGGGAGAGCGGCATGA
- a CDS encoding AMP-binding protein, translating to MIVNTLQEAVAGQAHRHGATVTFGTSAKRESLSYPAFAEQIAAAAGGFAQQGVRPGDRVMLRISSSREGVLALLGLMHLGAVPVSVKPRVPGAILGQYFARVMRQQNVRHAFRISGHGLNELRLVLRPRSSPEPSPGDRDGLAFVQYTSGSTGMPRPIPLSHRAVLGNIDAISVIAGMKPGHAGLIALPLHHDMGLIGVLTSLVQGIDLVVEEPGTFLRRPMAALRLLRDAESVHSAFPDFMLRYLAARMTEAAAGQDAPDTRLLSTWSTVFCGAEPIRPQSVRTFLDAVEPWGFDPTALVFCYGLAEAALMATSHRYVDAATGFRTDGPTTTACLGSTMPGLDLRIVDESGRDCADGEVGAVQLRGATLFDGYDGATDHRATWFDTGDLGCLRSGHLHLSGRRGDRISVNGANVFATDVEQVAATVPGVAECVVLPYAGSYAVVIVPERAREIDTDQLAALVATEFGAAPERVVQVTHSAVARTASGKPARTHMVAQLEQGTLG from the coding sequence ATGATCGTGAACACGCTCCAGGAAGCGGTCGCCGGGCAGGCCCACCGGCACGGCGCGACGGTCACCTTCGGCACCTCCGCCAAGCGGGAGAGCCTGTCCTACCCCGCCTTCGCCGAGCAGATCGCGGCCGCCGCCGGTGGCTTCGCCCAGCAGGGGGTACGTCCCGGGGACCGGGTGATGCTGCGCATCAGCAGCTCCCGTGAAGGTGTGCTGGCCCTGCTGGGCCTGATGCACCTCGGCGCGGTCCCGGTCTCCGTGAAACCGCGCGTCCCGGGGGCGATCCTCGGCCAGTACTTCGCCCGGGTGATGCGGCAGCAGAACGTGCGCCACGCCTTCCGCATCTCCGGGCACGGGCTGAACGAGCTCCGGCTGGTTCTCCGTCCGCGCTCCTCCCCGGAACCCTCGCCGGGCGACCGTGACGGCCTCGCGTTCGTCCAGTACACGAGCGGCTCCACCGGGATGCCCCGCCCCATTCCGCTCAGCCACCGGGCCGTGCTCGGAAACATCGACGCGATCAGCGTCATCGCGGGCATGAAGCCCGGCCATGCCGGGCTGATCGCCCTGCCGCTCCATCACGACATGGGGCTCATCGGGGTCCTGACCTCGCTCGTCCAGGGGATCGACCTGGTCGTCGAGGAGCCGGGCACCTTTCTGCGCAGGCCCATGGCCGCCCTGCGGCTGCTGCGTGACGCGGAGAGCGTGCACAGCGCCTTCCCCGACTTCATGCTGCGCTACCTCGCGGCCCGGATGACGGAGGCGGCCGCGGGCCAGGACGCGCCCGATACCCGGTTGCTCAGCACCTGGAGCACGGTGTTCTGCGGGGCCGAACCCATCCGCCCGCAGTCGGTGCGCACCTTCCTCGACGCCGTCGAGCCCTGGGGCTTCGACCCGACGGCCCTGGTGTTCTGCTACGGGCTCGCCGAGGCGGCGCTGATGGCCACCTCTCACCGCTATGTGGACGCCGCCACCGGCTTCCGTACGGACGGGCCCACCACCACCGCATGTCTCGGCAGCACCATGCCCGGCCTGGACCTGCGCATCGTGGACGAATCGGGCCGCGACTGCGCGGACGGGGAGGTCGGCGCCGTACAGCTGCGCGGGGCGACGCTGTTCGACGGCTACGACGGAGCCACCGACCATCGCGCCACCTGGTTCGACACCGGCGACCTGGGGTGCCTGCGCTCGGGACATCTCCATCTGAGCGGCCGCAGGGGCGACCGCATCTCCGTCAACGGCGCCAACGTCTTCGCCACGGACGTCGAACAAGTAGCGGCGACGGTTCCGGGCGTCGCCGAGTGCGTGGTCCTGCCGTACGCCGGATCGTACGCCGTCGTCATCGTGCCGGAGCGGGCGCGGGAGATCGACACGGACCAGCTGGCCGCCCTCGTCGCCACCGAATTCGGTGCGGCTCCGGAGCGGGTGGTGCAGGTGACGCACAGCGCCGTCGCCCGCACGGCGAGCGGGAAGCCGGCCCGTACCCATATGGTCGCGCAGCTCGAACAAGGAACGCTCGGCTGA